A genome region from Anolis carolinensis isolate JA03-04 chromosome 6, rAnoCar3.1.pri, whole genome shotgun sequence includes the following:
- the igf2bp1 gene encoding insulin-like growth factor 2 mRNA-binding protein 1 isoform X2 has protein sequence MKLNGHQLENHALKVSYIPDEQTVQGAENGRRGGFGNRGAPRQGSPVASGAPVKQQPVDIPLRLLVPTQYVGAIIGKEGATIRNITKQTQSKIDVHRKENAGAAEKAISIHSTPEGCSAACKMILEIMQKEAKDTKTADEVPLKILAHNNFVGRLIGKEGRNLKKVEQDTETKITISSLQDLTLYNPERTITVKGSIENCCRAEQEIMKKVREAYENDVAAMSLQSHLIPGLNLAAVGLFPASSNAVPPPPSSVSGAAPYSSFLPPEQETVHVFIPAQAVGAIIGKKGQHIKQLSRFASASIKIAPAETPDSKVRMVIITGPPEAQFKAQGRIYGKLKEENFFGPKEEVKLETHIRVPASAAGRVIGKGGKTVNELQNLTAAEVVVPRDQTPDENEQVIVKIIGHFYASQMAQRKIRDILAQVKQQHQKGQNSQTQARRK, from the exons ATGAAGCTCAATGGACACCAACTGGAAAATCATGCACTGAAGGTTTCCTACATCCCTGATGAACAAACTGTGCAGGGCGCAGAGAATGGGCGTCGAGGAGGTTTTGGGAACCGGGGTGCCCCCAGGCAAGGTTCTCCTGTGGCTTCAGGAGCCCCTGTGAAGCAACAGCCAGTAGACATCCCCCTCCGACTTCTTGTTCCCACCCAATACGTGGGAGCTATTATTGGCAAAGAAGGTGCCACCATCCGCAACATAACCAAGCAGACACAATCTAA AATTGATGTGCACCGGAAGGAAAATGCTGGGGCAGCAGAGAAAGCAATAAGCATCCATTCGACCCCAGAAGGCTGCTCTGCTGCTTGCAAGATGATCTTGGAAATCATGCAGAAAGAGGCAAAGGATACTAAGAC TGCTGATGAAGTGCCTTTGAAAATCCTAGCCCATAACAACTTTGTGGGACGTCTGATTGGCAAAGAGGGCCGGAACCTGAAGAAGGTGGAGCAGGACACAGAGACAAAGATCACAATCTCCTC GTTGCAGGACTTGACACTGTATAACCCTGAAAGAACCATCACAGTCAAGGGCTCAATTGAGAACTGCTGCCGAGCTGAGCAAGAAATCATGAAGAAAGTGAGGGAAGCCTATGAGAATGATGTGGCAGCTATGAGT CTACAGTCGCACCTGATACCTGGCCTCAACCTAGCTGCTGTTGGCCTCTTCCCTGCCTCTTCCAATGCAGTGCCACCTCCTCCAAGTAGTGTTTCTGGGGCAGCACCATACAGTTCCTTTCTG CCTCCTGAGCAAGAAACAGTGCACGTCTTTATCCCTGCCCAGGCTGTGGGTGCGATCATTGGCAAGAAAGGGCAGCATATCAAGCAGCTTTCCAGATTTGCAAGTGCCTCTATCAAG ATTGCTCCTGCAGAAACACCAGATTCAAAAGTGCGAATGGTGATAATCACTGGACCACCagaagcccaattcaag gCTCAAGGACGAATTTATGGAAAGCTTAAAGAGGAGAACTTTTTTGGGCCCAAAGAAGAAGTGAAGCTGGAAACCCATATCCGAGTCCCTGCTTCAGCTGCAGGGAGAGTCATTGGAAAAGGAGGCAAAACG GTCAATGAGCTGCAGAACCTGACGGCAGCCGAGGTTGTTGTCCCACGGGACCAAACCCCCGATGAGAATGAGCAAGTCATTGTCAAGATCATCGGGCATTTCTATGCCAGCCAG ATGGCGCAACGCAAAATACGTGATATCCTCGCTCAGGTGAAACAGCAGCATCAGAAGGGACAGAACAGCCAGACACAAGCGCGAAGGAAATAG